AGCGGCATGAAAGATATGGGCAAAGTGATGGGAAGAGCTACCTCCGAACTAGCCGGGCGTGCAGATGGTAAGCAGATCTCTAACTTAGTAAAACAGTTACTTAACTAACCAGCAATATATTGAGCATTTGGGACTTTGTAATACTGGTAATTCTACTGGCAGGTGCTTACCGAGGTTTTCAAAAAGGTTTGTTGAGAGAGGTAGTAGGCATTATAGCTCTTGTAGCAGGAGTAATAGGAGCTGTACAATGGATGCCTCAGGGCATTACATTTCTTTCAGAAACTTTTGATACCCAGTCTGAACTACTACCTGTATTTTCGTTTTTTCTTATATTTATCGCTATTGTCATAGTTATTTCTTTGGCAGGAAGATTGATAAAGTTAGCTATAGACCTAACACCTATAGGCTTTATTGATGGTATTGGTGGAGCCCTTTTAGGGATGCTTAAATGGGCACTGGGAGTCAGTGTGGTTTTATGGGTACTGGATGCTGCACAACTCGGCCTGCCCGAAGGAGAAGAAAACAACGTAGTTTACAATAATGTAAAAAGTGTAGCTCCTTATGTTTTTAATAACTTAAGCGAGTGGTCGCCCATAGTAGCCGAAATGATCAGAAAAATACAGGAAATCTTTTCTGAAATTGAGTGGTAGTGCAGTAAAATGGGTTAAAAAAATTATAATTGTTAACACTACCTATCAGCACAGCGTTAATAGTACATAAGTGAATATCTTTATTACATTTAACGCTTAAATTTGAAAAATCTAATTTAATTGAACCGGTAAATTAATAAACTGCTATCAATGGCATTTACAGTACATAATAGAAATGGGTTTAAGTACCTGGACGAAGGAGAAGGCGAAGTGATGGTGTTGTTACACGGGCTGTTTGGCGCGCTGAGTAACTGGGATGATGTAGTCAATAAATTTTCTGAAAGTTATCGGGTGATGATCCCGCTACTGCCTGTATATGAAAAGTCTTCCAGAAAAGAAGGGGTAATTGGACTGACCCGTTTTCTAGAAAGGTTCGTTGATGAGATGGAGCTTAACCATATGACCATCATGGGTAATTCTTTGGGTGGCCATATTGCATTAATATATACCATTAATAATCAGGAGAAAGTAGATAGGCTTATTCTTACGGGTAGCTCTGGATTATTTGAAAATTCAATGGGTGGTTCTTTTCCAAAAAGAGGAAGCTATGCCTATATTAAAGAACGCGTTGAGTATACTTTTTACGATCCGGCTACGGTTACCAAAGAGTACATAGACGAAGTATTTGAAACCACAACCAGCATCTCTAAATGTATGGCTATTGTGGGTATTGCAAAGTCAGCTCAGCGACATAATTTGGCAAATGAATTACATAAAATTAAAGTGCCTACGCTTTTAGTCTGGGGTCTTAATGATACGATTACTCCCCCGCTGGTAGCGCATGACTTCAATCGTCTGATACCAAACTCTAAGCTGCGGTTTATTGACAAATGCTGCCATGCTCCTATGATGGAGAACCCAGAAAAGTTCAACGCAATTCTGGAAGCGTTTCTAGAAGAAAAAACATTAGTATGATTGCTAAAGACCTCATAAACCCTATTATACCTGCACTCAAAGTTAGTGATGATATAGCGCGTGCTTCTTCACTAATGGACGACTATAGGTTGTCTATGCTGCCGGTATTGGAAGAAGAGCACTTTCGTGGATTTATCCACGAAGATGCTTTGTACGATGACATATTTGATAAACCTACTTTGGGTGACTATCCGCTCATTACCAACGGATGCAGTGTAAGGCAAGAGCAGCATTTTTACGAAGTAGTAAAAGTTGCAAGCGAATGTCAGAATGGATTGGTGGCAGTGTTGGATAGCGAAGAGAATTTTCTCGGTGTAATTACCGCAGAAGATTTGGTGCAAAATTTTGCTAAAACAATAGCGGTACAGTCTAGTGGAAGTATTATAGAGCTATCATTAAAACATATAGACTACTCCCTCGCTGAGATTACTCGGCTGATAGAGGCAGAAAATGCTAAAGTAATGGGCTGCTTTTTAAACAGTGACGAAAAAGATGATACCCTAATTAACGTCACTTTCAAGCTGGATAAAAAGAACGTAACTCATATTATTGCCACTCTTAAAAGGTTCAACTATCAGGTGGTACGAGTAATACAGGAAGAAAATATGGTTTCTTACGAAAAAGAAAGATTAGATGCTCTTATGAAATACCTCAGTATTTAATATCTGTTTTCTTACCTTTGGTTCTAAAGAACGCCTAACAAACCTATGAAAATTGCTATTCATGGAAGGAAAGTGAACCAAGATAGCCTTCCTTACATAAAAATTTTGCTGGATACCCTGAATAGCAAACAGGTAGAAATTTACATTTCTGATATACTTTTTAATCTTCTTAAACATACTACAATAAGCCTAAGTGCTTGCCAGGCCTA
This window of the Porifericola rhodea genome carries:
- a CDS encoding CvpA family protein, which encodes MSIWDFVILVILLAGAYRGFQKGLLREVVGIIALVAGVIGAVQWMPQGITFLSETFDTQSELLPVFSFFLIFIAIVIVISLAGRLIKLAIDLTPIGFIDGIGGALLGMLKWALGVSVVLWVLDAAQLGLPEGEENNVVYNNVKSVAPYVFNNLSEWSPIVAEMIRKIQEIFSEIEW
- a CDS encoding CBS domain-containing protein, whose translation is MIAKDLINPIIPALKVSDDIARASSLMDDYRLSMLPVLEEEHFRGFIHEDALYDDIFDKPTLGDYPLITNGCSVRQEQHFYEVVKVASECQNGLVAVLDSEENFLGVITAEDLVQNFAKTIAVQSSGSIIELSLKHIDYSLAEITRLIEAENAKVMGCFLNSDEKDDTLINVTFKLDKKNVTHIIATLKRFNYQVVRVIQEENMVSYEKERLDALMKYLSI
- a CDS encoding alpha/beta fold hydrolase, with product MAFTVHNRNGFKYLDEGEGEVMVLLHGLFGALSNWDDVVNKFSESYRVMIPLLPVYEKSSRKEGVIGLTRFLERFVDEMELNHMTIMGNSLGGHIALIYTINNQEKVDRLILTGSSGLFENSMGGSFPKRGSYAYIKERVEYTFYDPATVTKEYIDEVFETTTSISKCMAIVGIAKSAQRHNLANELHKIKVPTLLVWGLNDTITPPLVAHDFNRLIPNSKLRFIDKCCHAPMMENPEKFNAILEAFLEEKTLV